A single region of the Streptomyces sp. ITFR-16 genome encodes:
- the tadA gene encoding tRNA adenosine(34) deaminase TadA yields MRRALDEADRAAAAGDVPVGAVVLAPDGTLLATGHNEREAAGDPTAHAEILALRRAAAALGAWRLSGCTLVVTLEPCTMCAGALVQSRVDRVVYGARDEKAGAAGSLWDVVRDRRLNHRPEVIHGVLEADCAARLTSFFRHR; encoded by the coding sequence ATGCGCCGCGCCCTGGACGAGGCCGACCGTGCGGCGGCGGCCGGCGATGTGCCGGTCGGCGCCGTCGTCCTCGCCCCGGACGGCACCCTGCTCGCCACGGGCCACAACGAACGCGAGGCGGCCGGCGACCCGACCGCGCACGCCGAGATCCTCGCGCTCCGCCGGGCCGCTGCGGCGCTCGGTGCCTGGCGGCTGTCCGGCTGCACCCTGGTGGTCACGCTGGAGCCCTGCACGATGTGTGCGGGCGCCCTGGTGCAGTCCCGCGTGGACCGGGTGGTCTACGGGGCCCGCGACGAGAAGGCCGGAGCGGCCGGCTCGCTGTGGGACGTCGTGCGCGACCGGCGCCTCAACCACCGCCCCGAGGTGATCCACGGGGTCCTGGAGGCCGACTGCGCGGCCCGGCTGACCAGCTTCTTCCGCCACCGCTGA
- a CDS encoding Dabb family protein, which yields MIRHLVLFKLNEGVQRDDPRVVAGAAAFRELGGTIPELEFWECAWNITDRPIAYDFAINSAVADEAALKSYIEHPAHQAAAGQWREFATWVIADYPF from the coding sequence ATGATCCGCCATCTGGTCCTGTTCAAGCTGAACGAGGGCGTACAGCGGGACGATCCGCGCGTCGTCGCGGGCGCCGCCGCCTTCCGGGAGCTGGGCGGCACGATCCCGGAGCTGGAGTTCTGGGAGTGCGCCTGGAACATCACCGACCGGCCGATCGCCTACGACTTCGCCATCAACTCCGCGGTCGCGGACGAGGCGGCGCTCAAGAGTTACATCGAGCATCCGGCCCATCAGGCGGCCGCCGGTCAGTGGCGCGAGTTCGCCACCTGGGTGATCGCCGACTACCCGTTCTGA
- a CDS encoding RNA polymerase sigma factor SigF, with translation MPASTAPQVPPQTAQGARPAPSAQVIQTETPDDTVTPARTRGADTRALTQVLFGQLKGLEPGTAEHGRVRAALIEANLPLVRYAAARFRSRNEPMEDVVQVGTIGLINAIDRFDPERGVQFPTFAMPTVVGEIKRYFRDNVRTVHVPRRLHELWVQVTGATEDLTTAHGRSPTTAEIAERLKISEEEVLACIEAGRSYHATSLEAAQEGDGLPGLLDRLGYEDPALAGVEHRDLVRHLLVQLPEREQRILLLRYYSNLTQSQISAELGVSQMHVSRLLARSFARLRSANRIEA, from the coding sequence GTGCCGGCCAGTACAGCGCCTCAAGTGCCTCCCCAGACCGCGCAGGGCGCCCGCCCGGCGCCCTCGGCGCAGGTGATCCAGACCGAGACACCCGACGACACGGTCACGCCCGCCAGGACCCGGGGCGCGGACACCAGGGCGCTCACCCAGGTGCTCTTCGGACAGCTCAAGGGGCTGGAGCCGGGCACGGCGGAGCACGGGCGGGTACGGGCCGCCCTGATCGAGGCGAACCTGCCTCTCGTGCGGTACGCCGCCGCCCGCTTCCGCAGCCGCAACGAGCCGATGGAGGACGTCGTCCAGGTCGGCACGATCGGCCTCATCAACGCGATCGACCGGTTCGACCCCGAACGCGGCGTCCAGTTCCCCACCTTCGCCATGCCGACCGTGGTCGGCGAGATCAAGCGGTACTTCCGCGACAACGTGCGCACCGTCCATGTGCCCCGCCGGCTGCACGAGCTGTGGGTCCAGGTCACCGGCGCCACCGAGGACCTGACGACCGCTCACGGCCGCTCCCCCACCACCGCGGAGATCGCCGAGCGGCTGAAGATCTCCGAGGAGGAGGTGCTCGCCTGCATCGAGGCGGGGCGCTCCTACCACGCGACCTCGCTGGAGGCCGCCCAGGAGGGCGACGGGCTGCCCGGCCTCCTGGACCGGCTCGGCTACGAGGACCCGGCCCTGGCCGGCGTCGAACACCGCGATCTGGTCCGTCATCTGCTCGTCCAGCTGCCCGAGCGCGAGCAGCGGATTCTGCTGCTGCGGTACTACAGCAATCTGACGCAGTCCCAGATCAGCGCCGAACTGGGTGTCTCCCAGATGCATGTGTCAAGGCTCCTGGCCCGAAGTTTCGCCCGACTGCGATCCGCAAACAGGATCGAGGCGTAA